Proteins found in one Triticum urartu cultivar G1812 chromosome 4, Tu2.1, whole genome shotgun sequence genomic segment:
- the LOC125553999 gene encoding calcium-dependent lipid-binding protein-like encodes MGFFSGIMLGIILGVALIAGWARAMARRAHKRSAKAADVNVLGSLNREDLKKICGENLPQWISFPEYDQVKWLNRQLSKLWPFVEEAATMVIRDSVEPILDVYRPVGISSLKFSRLSLGTVPPKIEGIRVQSFQKGQITMDIDFKWGGDPNIVLAVETLVASLPIQFKNLQVFTIIRVVFQLSDEIPCISAVVIALLAEPKPRIDYILKAVGGSLTAMPGLSDMIDDTVASLITDMLQWPHRIVVPLGVDVDISDLELKPHGKVTVTVVRGESLKNKEFIGKSDPYVVLFIRPMFKERTRVIDDNLNPEWNETFELIAEDKETQHIILEVFDEDSLKQDKRLGIVKLPLSDLEVETVQEINLQLLSSLDTTKVKDKKDRGVLTVRVLYHLYTKEEALRALELEKRTVEERLKTREATGPAVSGSADAARGVAAPSTVTTNVAGTGVAAGAAVTGSGVHKDGSGVHKDGPGVHMVGTGIDAVGKSITKAGKFVGRTVTGPFSSQRRSAASVPTIDE; translated from the exons ATGGGGTTCTTCTCGGGGATCATGCTGGGAATCATCCTCGGCGTCGCCCTCATCGCCGGCTGGGCGCGCGCCATGGCTCGCCGCGCCCACAAACGCAGCGCCAAG GCTGCCGATGTCAATGTGCTAGGATCTCTCAACCGTGAGGATCTGAAGAAAATATGCGGAGAAAATCTCCCTCAATGGATTTCATTCCCGGAGTATGACCAG GTTAAATGGCTCAACAGACAATTGAGCAAGCTTTGGCCTTTTGTTGAAGAG GCAGCAACCATGGTCATCAGGGACTCCGTGGAGCCTATACTCGACGTTTATCGACCGGTGGGGATATCCTCACTCAAGTTCAGCAGACTCTCACTAGGCACCGTGCCACCTAAAATTGAAG GCATTCGGGTCCAGAGCTTTCAGAAAGGGCAAATCACGATGGATATCGACTTCAAGTGGGGTGGGGATCCGAATATCGTCCTTGCAGTTGAAACTCTAGTCGCTTCACTCCCGATTCAG TTCAAGAACCTTCAGGTGTTCACCATCATCCGCGTGGTCTTCCAATTGTCTGACGAGATACCATGCATCTCCGCTGTTGTCATTGCTCTTCTGGCAGAG CCAAAACCGAGGATCGACTACATACTGAAGGCGGTCGGGGGAAGCCTGACGGCGATGCCCGGACTTTCAGACATGATCGAC GACACCGTGGCGTCATTGATCACTGACATGCTCCAATGGCCGCATAGAATCGTCGTTCCACTGGGCGTTGACGTCGACATAAG TGATCTGGAGCTGAAGCCGCACGGGAAGGTGACGGTGACGGTGGTGCGCGGGGAGTCGCTCAAGAACAAGGAGTTCATCGGCAAGTCGGACCCCTACGTGGTGCTCTTCATCCGCCCCATGTTCAAGGAGAGGACCCGGGTCATCGACGACAACCTCAACCCGGAGTGGAACGAGACGTTCGAGCTCATCGCCGAGGACAAGGAGACGCAGCACATCATCCTCGAGGTGTTCGACGAGGACAGCCTGAAGCAAGACAAGAGGCTGGGCATCGTCAAGCTGCCCCTCAGCGACCTGGAGGTGGAGACCGTGCAGGAGATCAACCTGCAGCTGCTGTCGTCGCTGGACACCACCAAGGTCAAGGACAAGAAGGACCGGGGCGTGCTCACCGTCAGG GTGCTCTACCACCTCTACACCAAGGAGGAGGCGCTGCGGGCGCTGGAGCTGGAGAAGAGGACGGTGGAGGAGCGGCTGAAGACGAGGGAGGCGACGGGGCCCGCCGTCAGCGGGTCCGCGGACGCAGCCAGAGGCGTGGCCGCTCCGTCCACGGTCACCACCAACGTGGCCGGCACGGGCGTCGCGGCGGGCGCTGCCGTGACCGGTTCGGGCGTCCACAAGGACGGGTCGGGCGTTCACAAGGACGGGCCGGGGGTTCACATGGTGGGCACGGGGATCGACGCGGTCGGCAAAAGCATCACCAAGGCCGGCAAGTTCGTCGGCCGGACCGTCACAGGGCCCTTCAGCAGCCAGAGGCGCAGCGCCGCGAGCGTGCCGACGATCGACGAGTGA
- the LOC125552266 gene encoding berberine bridge enzyme-like Cyn d 4 — MRPFTRLCPLLLLLLLVSPSSPQPQELQEEEGGLHESFLRCVSRLSPDTADPSELVHAPADASYPPLLASTIQNLRFASPQTPRPSLLLTPRTVAEVQASVACCKAHGLTVRARSGGHDYEGLSYRAIRPSGGRPFAVIDVAALRTVRVDAERRVARAQPGATLGELYYAVAEGSGGELGFPAGICPTVCVGGHLSGGGFGPMMRKYGLAADNVVDAEVVDAGGKLLNRSAMGEDLFWAIRGGGGGSFGIVVSWTVSLVPVPSVVSAFTVRRLLRHGDEDEEAMLRLLTKWQLVAHALPDDLFVKLEMEPKVDDGGKRRPLVVFKSFFLGNCSGMVTQMGIHLPELDIKPSDCREMNWIQSMLYFYGYTNGQPAEVFLDRTLQPKEYYKIKLDYLTSPIPATGLSMLFTKIVEHQGGSIDIDPQGGRMSEIPESDTPYAHRRGYLYNFQYYVKWGSDKNVSYEEKHLGWVRGVHELMTPYVSNRPRAAYINFRDLDLGQNVEGNTSYEEAKVWGRMYFRGNFRRLAMVKAEVDPDQVFWSEQSIPPLVVARRKRKGQRHGGLVLEI; from the coding sequence ATGCGGCCATTCACGCGTCTCTGtcccctcctcctcctgctcctcctcgtcTCGCCTTCGTCCCCGCAGCCGCAGgagctccaagaagaagagggcggcctccacgaGAGCTTCCTGCGTTGTGTGTCCCGCCTCTCGCCGGACACCGCCGACCCGTCCGAGCTCGTCCACGCGCCGGCGGACGCCTCCTACCCGCCCCTTCTCGCCTCCACCATCCAGAACCTCCGCTTCGCCTCGCCTCAGACGCCGAGGCCATCGCTGCTCCTCACGCCCAGGACCGTCGCCGAGGTGCAGGCGTCCGTGGCCTGCTGCAAGGCCCACGGCCTCACCGTCCGCGCCCGCAGCGGAGGCCACGACTACGAAGGCCTATCATATCGCGCGATCCGTCCCAGCGGCGGCCGCCCGTTCGCCGTCATCGACGTCGCCGCGCTCCGAACAGTGCGGGTCGATGCGGAACGCCGCGTGGCGCGCGCCCAGCCCGGGGCCACCCTTGGGGAGCTCTACTACGCGGTCGCGGAGGGGAGCGGTGGTGAGCTGGGGTTCCCCGCCGGGATCTGCCCCACGGTCTGCGTCGGTGGGCACCTCAGCGGCGGCGGATTCGGGCCGATGATGCGCAAATACGGCCTGGCCGCCGACAACGTCGTAGACGCCGAGGTGGTGGACGCGGGAGGGAAGCTCCTGAACCGGTCAGCCATGGGGGAGGACCTCTTCTGGGCGATcaggggcggcggaggaggaagctTCGGCATCGTCGTTTCTTGGACCGTGAGTCTGGTCCCCGTCCCGAGCGTCGTATCCGCCTTCACCGTCCGTCGGCTACTCCGGCATGGTGACGAGGACGAGGAAGCAATGCTCCGTCTCCTGACCAAATGGCAGCTCGTGGCACACGCCCTCCCGGACGATCTCTTCGTCAAGCTGGAAATGGAGCCCAAGGTCGATGACGGCGGCAAGAGACGGCCATTGGTGGTGTTCAAGTCATTCTTTCTTGGCAATTGCAGCGGGATGGTTACCCAAATGGGCATCCATTTGCCAGAACTAGACATTAAGCCAAGCGATTGCAGAGAGATGAACTGGATTCAGTCGATGCTCTACTTCTACGGCTACACCAATGGCCAACCGGCAGAAGTGTTTCTGGACAGAACACTCCAACCCAAAGAATACTACAAGATCAAGCTAGACTACCTGACATCGCCAATTCCGGCAACCGGTCTAAGCATGTTGTTCACCAAGATCGTCGAACACCAGGGCGGCTCGATCGATATCGACCCCCAGGGCGGCAGGATGAGCGAGATACCAGAATCCGACACGCCGTATGCGCACCGCAGAGGGTACCTCTACAACTTCCAGTACTATGTCAAGTGGGGAAGTGACAAGAACGTGTCATATGAGGAGAAGCATTTGGGTTGGGTCAGGGGGGTGCATGAGCTCATGACACCCTATGTGAGCAATAGGCCTAGAGCTGCATACATTAACTTCAGGGACCTGGACTTGGGGCAGAATGTGGAGGGCAATACAAGCTATGAGGAGGCCAAGGTGTGGGGGAGAATGTACTTCAGGGGAAACTTCAGGAGGTTGGCAATGGTGAAGGCAGAGGTTGATCCTGACCAGGTGTTCTGGAGTGAGCAGAGCATCCCTCCTCTGGTTGTGGCCAGGAGGAAGAGGAAGGGACAGAGGCATGGTGGATTGGTTTTAGAGATTTGA